Proteins encoded within one genomic window of Amycolatopsis sp. 2-15:
- a CDS encoding LysR family transcriptional regulator, whose translation MDLELRHLRCLVAIVDTGTFTDAAIELGVSQAAVSRTLVSLESALGVRLLHRTSRSVTPTTAGVQVLARARHLLAEAEDLVREATTGHTRLRVGHAWSAMGRHTAEFQRRWADRHPDVELLLVRTNTATGGLAEGLCDLAVVRTAVDTRKYAHATVGHEARYCAMATDDPLARRRTVTLADLSPRVLVIDRRTGTTTADLWPPAERPRMEPTHEIDDWLAAIVTGRCVGVTPHSTVTQYRRDGIAYRRVRDAAPVPVRLIWHGRDPHPATHAAVALLSELYRAR comes from the coding sequence ATGGATCTGGAGCTGCGGCACCTGCGGTGCCTGGTGGCGATCGTGGACACGGGTACGTTCACGGACGCGGCAATCGAGCTCGGCGTCTCCCAAGCCGCGGTGTCGCGCACCCTTGTTTCGTTGGAATCCGCACTCGGCGTGCGACTTCTCCACCGCACGAGCCGCAGCGTCACCCCCACGACGGCCGGCGTGCAGGTGCTCGCCCGCGCCCGGCACCTGCTGGCCGAGGCCGAAGACCTCGTGCGCGAGGCCACGACGGGGCACACCCGGCTGCGCGTCGGCCACGCCTGGTCCGCGATGGGCCGCCACACGGCCGAGTTCCAGCGCCGCTGGGCCGATCGCCACCCCGACGTCGAGCTCCTGCTGGTCCGCACCAACACCGCGACCGGCGGGCTGGCCGAGGGACTGTGCGACCTCGCCGTGGTGCGCACCGCCGTGGACACCCGCAAGTACGCGCACGCGACCGTCGGCCACGAAGCCCGCTACTGCGCCATGGCCACCGACGACCCGCTGGCGCGCCGCCGCACCGTCACGCTCGCCGATCTCAGCCCGCGCGTCCTGGTGATCGACCGCCGCACCGGCACCACGACCGCCGACCTGTGGCCGCCGGCCGAGCGCCCGCGTATGGAGCCCACCCACGAGATCGACGACTGGCTGGCCGCCATCGTCACCGGCCGCTGCGTCGGCGTCACGCCGCACTCCACCGTGACCCAGTACCGCCGCGACGGCATCGCCTACCGCCGCGTGCGCGACGCGGCCCCCGTTCCGGTGCGGCTGATCTGGCACGGCCGCGACCCCCATCCGGCCACGCACGCCGCGGTGGCGCTGCTGAGCGAGCTCTACCGGGCCCGCTGA
- a CDS encoding IclR family transcriptional regulator domain-containing protein, which produces MAELAGVTRAAARRFLLTLAEVGYVHTDGKRFWLRPRILELGNAFLSSQALAEVARPHLDKLVAEVDDSAALCVLADDEIVYVGLVRTPARRIMALNVTIGSRIPARPSSMGRVLLAFQPEQWRAEYLKRVELQRSRQTDRCTRR; this is translated from the coding sequence GTGGCCGAGCTCGCCGGCGTCACGCGCGCGGCCGCCCGCCGCTTCCTCCTCACGCTGGCCGAGGTCGGCTACGTGCACACCGACGGCAAGCGGTTCTGGCTGCGGCCGCGGATCCTCGAACTCGGCAACGCGTTCCTGTCGAGCCAGGCGCTCGCGGAGGTCGCACGCCCGCACCTGGACAAGCTGGTGGCGGAGGTCGACGACTCGGCCGCGCTGTGCGTGCTGGCAGACGACGAGATCGTCTACGTCGGACTGGTCCGCACCCCGGCGCGGCGGATCATGGCGCTGAACGTGACGATCGGCAGCCGGATCCCGGCGCGCCCATCGTCGATGGGCCGGGTGTTGCTCGCGTTCCAGCCCGAACAGTGGCGGGCGGAGTACCTCAAGCGCGTCGAGCTGCAGCGTTCACGCCAGACGGACAGGTGTACGCGTCGCTGA
- a CDS encoding EamA family transporter gives MTQDNRTGVALMFGGAAANQLGAAAAALAFPVLGPVGVVAMRQWVAAVLLLAVGRPRLRSFTARQWRPVLALAVVFATMNLSLYSAIDRIGLGLAVTLEFLGPLTVALAGSRRRTDLMCAFAAAAAVGILARPRPSTDYLGVALALVAAGCWACYILLNRTVGRRLPGAQGSAAAAAGVSGLLYLPVGIVVFFHHRPTPAALGAALAAGVLSSALPFLADLLALRRVPARFFGVFMSVNPVLAALVGEVVLHQRLDALSLAAIGVIVAADTVAACRVKGANAGAVPSVQEVSDGADVGPRVAVDGDPERRARTRAGDRCPVPAHGLGDGDADA, from the coding sequence ATGACCCAGGACAACCGCACCGGCGTGGCGTTGATGTTCGGCGGCGCGGCCGCGAACCAGCTCGGCGCAGCGGCGGCGGCGCTGGCGTTTCCCGTGCTCGGGCCGGTCGGCGTGGTGGCCATGCGCCAGTGGGTGGCCGCGGTGCTGCTGCTCGCCGTAGGACGCCCGCGGCTCCGGTCGTTCACCGCCCGCCAGTGGCGTCCGGTCCTCGCGCTCGCGGTGGTGTTCGCGACGATGAACCTCTCGCTCTACTCCGCCATCGACCGCATCGGGCTCGGACTGGCCGTGACGCTGGAGTTCCTCGGCCCGCTCACTGTCGCGCTGGCCGGTTCGCGTCGCCGAACGGACCTGATGTGTGCGTTCGCGGCCGCCGCGGCTGTCGGAATCCTCGCACGGCCCCGCCCCAGCACCGACTACCTCGGCGTCGCGCTCGCGCTGGTCGCCGCCGGCTGCTGGGCCTGCTACATCCTGCTCAACCGCACCGTCGGCCGCCGGCTGCCGGGCGCGCAGGGCTCCGCCGCGGCGGCGGCGGGAGTCTCCGGGCTGCTGTACCTGCCCGTGGGAATCGTGGTGTTTTTCCACCACCGCCCCACACCGGCCGCGCTCGGCGCCGCGCTCGCCGCGGGGGTGCTGTCGTCGGCGCTGCCGTTCCTGGCCGACCTGCTGGCGCTGCGCCGGGTGCCGGCGCGGTTCTTCGGGGTCTTCATGAGCGTGAACCCGGTGCTGGCCGCGCTGGTCGGCGAAGTGGTGCTCCACCAGCGGCTCGACGCCCTGTCTTTGGCCGCGATCGGGGTGATCGTGGCGGCCGACACGGTGGCGGCGTGTCGGGTGAAGGGCGCGAACGCGGGCGCCGTACCGTCGGTGCAGGAGGTGTCGGATGGTGCGGATGTCGGACCGCGCGTGGCCGTCGACGGTGATCCCGAGCGACGAGCACGAACGCGCGCAGGCGACCGGTGTCCTGTTCCGGCGCATGGGCTGGGTGACGGAGACGCTGACGCGTGA
- a CDS encoding Fur family transcriptional regulator produces the protein MDDFAVQLKRRGLRNTAQRRAVLGAVRDHPHTTAAEIAAAVEAGTGGLSRQGLYNVLDDLVGIGLLRTLEPAGSPARFELDRHDNHHHLVCRGCDRIEDVPCAVGSAPCLHPSSAPGFTIDEAEVTWWGLCAECAARA, from the coding sequence ATGGATGACTTCGCGGTCCAGCTGAAGCGGAGGGGACTGCGGAACACGGCCCAGCGCCGGGCGGTGCTCGGTGCCGTGCGCGACCACCCGCACACCACGGCCGCCGAGATCGCGGCGGCCGTCGAGGCCGGCACGGGCGGGCTGTCGCGGCAAGGGCTCTACAACGTGCTGGACGACCTCGTCGGCATCGGCCTGCTGCGCACGCTCGAACCGGCCGGCTCACCCGCGCGCTTCGAGCTCGACCGGCACGACAACCATCACCACCTGGTGTGCCGCGGTTGTGACCGGATCGAGGACGTGCCGTGTGCCGTGGGCTCGGCGCCGTGCCTGCACCCGTCGTCGGCGCCGGGGTTCACGATCGACGAGGCCGAGGTGACGTGGTGGGGGCTGTGCGCCGAATGTGCGGCGCGAGCCTAG